Within Desulfobacter sp., the genomic segment AGTTGATGAGCCTCCCAGTAGTTTTTTAAACGACCATGGTGAACCTGAGGGATTTTCAATTGATATTGTTCACGAAATTCAGCGGCGTATTAATAATTTTGATAAAATAAGAATTGTTCCCGAGATTCGAGCTCTTTTATGCAAAAAAGAATGTGAGAATAAGGTGTTAATAGGCTTTTCAAAAACACCATCGCGAGAAACTAAGTATCATTGGATTACGCTTCTCTTTCGTAAGTCATGGATACTGTATTCTAAAAACAATGCTGATTTTGAAATTAGTAATCTTGAGGATGCAAAAAAGGTTAAAGGAATCGGTGTAGTACGGGGAGATATTCGAGAGAACTATCTAAAACAACGGGATTTTAAAAACATTGTTGAAGTATCGACCCATGAACTTGCACTAAAAATGCTCTTAAAAAATAGAATACAATTATTCTTTTACGAACCACAAGGAGTATCTATTCTATTAAATAAATTAAAAATACCTAAAACAGAACTCAGAGTAATGTTAGACACTCATTCTTCAGAAGTATATATAATGATGCCCAGTCAAACGTCTATGGAGATAATAAGGAAATGGCGTATAGCTGCTGATCAGATGAAAGAAGATGGAACCTTCCAAAGCATAGTGGTAAAGTGGGAGAAGGTATTTAAACAATATGGAATTAATTACCGTTTTGATAAAGGGGTTTTGGACTTTCGACCATAGGGGCAAAATTTATATACAAATGATATGAGAACTCAAATGTCCACCCAACCACTACATCCTGAGGCTGAGCCTTCCTGTTGAGGTGTACATTTAATTCATTTATAGCCAACTTGCAGTATCATGGTCGCCCTTTGCCATTGCCGCCCCACCATATTATCTTGAACCCTTCTCGAGCATTAAAGGGCAAAAGCTACCAACCAAAATCTTCCCGTAGCATCATAGTCGAAAACTTAAAAATTCAAAAAAATTGGGGCTCTACCTCCCATTATCTATGAGTGAGGTCCTTTACCCATCTGGTATATTATAGGGGTACCCCTTTATCCATAGGCATTTCAGGCTTTAACCGATCAGCACAACACCCAGCATCCCCACCCGAAGTACCCCAACCCAACCCAGCAAAGTAAGCATCCATCCCCCTCCCCCTGGTCCTGTGAATCAGCGCGGAGAATCCATCCACCACCATAACAACAACGAGGGCTTGTCCATCCAGGGCAGACCCTTTCACATTTTAACCAAGGAGGTCATCATGAAGTCCATTAGCGACACCAGCATCATTAAGCAGTTCACCCGGCCACCAGATGGCAAGAGCCAGGCCGAAACCGGAAGCATTTCAACCTTCCCAACATCCCCTCTGGATATGCCGTCAGCAACGTTCGAGAGTTCATTGAAACGGCGGGAGGAGAACCATCGCAAGCTCATTCAATGGATAAGGAAGAATCTTGAACCAGATGTCCATTATGGCCGGATACACATTGCTGAAGACTGCTCTTATGCCAGGGCGGGCATCGCTCACCAGTGCCGGGATTTCGGTCATTATTCAGGGCTGACACTGTTCAAGGCCGGTGCCGAAAAGATACTGGGCGTTATGGGACTGACGGCGCACTTTCCGAACCTCTATCAATGGGAAATGGCTTGCCTACATAAACAAG encodes:
- a CDS encoding transporter substrate-binding domain-containing protein — its product is MKKLSLLTFFLFAFILNTNTYAEKLTIFAVDEPPSSFLNDHGEPEGFSIDIVHEIQRRINNFDKIRIVPEIRALLCKKECENKVLIGFSKTPSRETKYHWITLLFRKSWILYSKNNADFEISNLEDAKKVKGIGVVRGDIRENYLKQRDFKNIVEVSTHELALKMLLKNRIQLFFYEPQGVSILLNKLKIPKTELRVMLDTHSSEVYIMMPSQTSMEIIRKWRIAADQMKEDGTFQSIVVKWEKVFKQYGINYRFDKGVLDFRP